TGTACAGCCTCATCAGCTTGGAAATGGCTCCGGCATTCGCCGTGCATATCCTTCGTGGAGAAACATGAGCCGGGAGGGGCGATGCTGACGGGGTGTACTTGAGGAATGGGCGGAACAAGTGAATATACTGCAGGTGGAAGAACATGCTGAGAGAACGTCTAGTTAGTTCCCGGAAACTTACTTTATGATCCAGTGATAGAAGGAAAAGTAGTAGCAGGCACAAACAGCAAGAAAGACTAGAAGATGTGGTGGGTAGGAACTTACTGCATGAGGATGACATTGGGAAGCTGGCCATCAGCTGGCTCAAACTCCTTGGGTAGCACCTTGCGCCAATGCTCTAGACGTTGATGGATTTCGCtcagcttcttgagctcaGCGGACTTACCACGAGATCGCCTGATGTGATTGGGGTGGTAAAAGAAGACCATGAGGTCGCTGCTAATCTCGCAAAGGGAGGTGAGTTGCAACGCCGCTGACCGTGTTCTTGACGGCTGTTCAAACGATTTGTCAAGGCCCTTGTCTGATAATGGGGACCATATTGACAAGTCTTCGTCATTGTCAACGTCGAATTTTGTGACGTTGCATGTGGTCTTGACAAGCTGAGGCAGCCTACCCATATAATTGGACCAGCACTTGTCAAAAACAAAGCAACCCCAATATGTGATCTTTCTGGCATCAATTTCTTCTTGAGACACGTGCTCTCTGTCAGAGCCTGTGACTTCAAGATTCAGGCCAATATCTTGAGCCATACGGAAGCTCATTCCGCTGTAGACCCATCCCTTGGCCTCTCTGCCACAACCAGCCTCTCTCACAGACATGAGTGCCAATGCCTGAACTGTTACGAGGCGAGGTCTGGCAAATTCGTCATCTTCCAAGATCAGACGCTTGGCTTCAGCAAAGAAATGGTCACCCTTGGTTCTAGCGTCGCCTGGTATAACAAACGCCCCGGCAACATCAGTGAAGTGACAACCAAGCGCAAGCATAGCGTTGACCAAGAGGGGCGAGCAGTATGCCGTACAATTCCGGGAGGCCACATTTGCCTGACCTGCTGTGAAGTCTCTAATGAAGAGCTTCTTGGATAGAGTGGTGAAATATGAGTAGTGATAATTGAAATACATTCTCATCAAGTGCGCGATGAGGTTAGAATCACTGGTGACTCGCGTCCATGACGTTATGGGATCGTCACTCGTGAGTTGTTGCTCAGGTTCCAGATCTGATTCAATAGCATCATTTTGAGACCCTCCCAGGTGAAGTAGGTGAGAAGTGCCACCAATAAAACGTACGGACCCGTTCTCAAACCGAAGCTCACCCATATTGCGGGCCAGTTCCTCCTCACCCTTGACAGCCGGATTATCGACACTATCCTCGTCTATGTCATCAGGTCCGGTGGCGCCGCTGTCCGAATCCTGGTTGACAATTGACTGGGCCACAGAATCCAGGTCATCGCAAGAGCGAATTCTGTCGACGACTGAGGCAACATCGTCTTCCG
The DNA window shown above is from Metarhizium brunneum chromosome 1, complete sequence and carries:
- the nit-4_0 gene encoding Nitrogen assimilation transcription factor, with amino-acid sequence MTGNTPRTSVHPGQQNDLNSPSDGSAHAAIAMNSNTNATSVAAAKRRSRRRAASSSQKRRCISTACVACRKRKSKCDGALPSCAACASVYGTECIYDPNSDHRRKGVYREKVDTMKARSATLQVLVEAILNASEDDVASVVDRIRSCDDLDSVAQSIVNQDSDSGATGPDDIDEDSVDNPAVKGEEELARNMGELRFENGSVRFIGGTSHLLHLGGSQNDAIESDLEPEQQLTSDDPITSWTRVTSDSNLIAHLMRMYFNYHYSYFTTLSKKLFIRDFTAGQANVASRNCTAYCSPLLVNAMLALGCHFTDVAGAFVIPGDARTKGDHFFAEAKRLILEDDEFARPRLVTVQALALMSVREAGCGREAKGWVYSGMSFRMAQDIGLNLEVTGSDREHVSQEEIDARKITYWGCFVFDKCWSNYMGRLPQLVKTTCNVTKFDVDNDEDLSIWSPLSDKGLDKSFEQPSRTRSAALQLTSLCEISSDLMVFFYHPNHIRRSRGKSAELKKLSEIHQRLEHWRKVLPKEFEPADGQLPNVILMHMFFHLQYIHLFRPFLKYTPSASPLPAHVSPRRICTANAGAISKLMRLYKKMYGLRQICNIAVYMVHSACIIHLLNLPEKTARRDIIHGVKHLEEIADDWLCARRTLSILSVLARKWGCELPEDAAFVLKRADEKYGYYSTSDVPSPASTHATLGVTSDDAMSKSSGEQSPLGQFSQAQITPGVGSGYVGDGMSMLQPPQVVEGVSDRLSHREQTAQPEGMSLGFSGNVMERWLGDGNPTTESPSVFGSPFFPIDHQVPEPQNSHPVMPRRMAGSAGNEPPNGQDWMLNDGARWQQSFESWGVDGGVPSNGMFIFNQDRNNRFNQPAAGYHDDQGQLTFENLNASLNGSSWLPGLD